In one window of Meiothermus sp. DNA:
- a CDS encoding cell division protein FtsQ/DivIB → MIRAVLIALLLASLGVGSYVALPIEQVEIVGNQQLSRPEIEQLTGLKPGRPWLWAWPSRLEPLKKNPWVKSAVLERPAPGRLRIVLEERASIANLVQGHQRYGLSVDGVLLPGAPTRGPVLEGRGELPIADLLLLMQTFPDAQRIRYSVAGYQVVAPNLNAWARNVRELQDWAKARRIGKSDASNPLAHPGASPESRIYVYSWGVSARR, encoded by the coding sequence ATGATCCGAGCGGTTCTGATTGCCTTGCTGCTGGCCTCTTTGGGGGTAGGTTCATATGTGGCGCTGCCCATCGAGCAGGTCGAAATTGTGGGCAACCAGCAGCTATCCCGGCCCGAGATCGAGCAACTGACCGGCCTAAAGCCCGGCCGCCCCTGGCTGTGGGCCTGGCCCTCTAGGCTCGAGCCCCTCAAGAAAAACCCCTGGGTCAAATCCGCTGTGCTCGAGCGCCCCGCGCCGGGCCGGTTGCGCATAGTGCTGGAAGAGCGTGCCTCCATCGCCAATCTGGTTCAGGGGCATCAGCGCTATGGCCTGAGCGTCGATGGCGTGCTGTTGCCGGGTGCGCCCACACGGGGTCCGGTGCTCGAGGGCCGGGGCGAACTCCCCATTGCCGACTTGCTTTTGCTGATGCAGACTTTTCCAGATGCCCAGCGCATCCGCTACAGCGTCGCGGGTTATCAGGTCGTAGCGCCAAACCTTAATGCTTGGGCCAGGAACGTCAGAGAGTTGCAAGATTGGGCCAAAGCCCGCAGAATAGGCAAAAGTGACGCAAGCAACCCTCTTGCGCACCCCGGCGCTTCGCCGGAAAGCCGTATCTATGTGTATTCCTGGGGGGTGAGTGCTCGCCGATGA
- the ftsA gene encoding cell division protein FtsA, giving the protein MILVGLDVGTTKVTAVIGELSSDGILDIIGEGTVPSHGLRRGVVTNLERTTESIRQAIFQAERVAGVKAERVWVGVAGAHVRSVTSHGLAAIRRGQQITVTDVERAIEQAKAYPFEGDYELIHALPLEFRVDGQEGIRDPIGMAGVRLEVDVHLVAGSKGPLTNLRKAVEDAGLELQGMVLQAYASGLAVLSPEELSMTVMLVDIGGGTTDVAVFRQGRLAHSAVIPLGGDHVSQDIAKLLQIPVEEAERVAKKYGAALPELADPELVLEVSQEGAAQISYQAPDLARIIRPRLREILHLARQSVDEALGPLEITVGKVIVTGGASMVRGLEELARKQFNLPVRLGKPLGVQGLTDVVASPTHATAVGLVRHAANLAAQAPLPRGHRPGRSKTSPASKPVLNTEGAANAASGLWERIKGMFKNFF; this is encoded by the coding sequence ATGATTCTCGTAGGTTTAGATGTAGGAACCACCAAAGTGACTGCGGTCATCGGTGAACTGTCTTCGGATGGCATCCTGGACATCATCGGAGAAGGCACCGTTCCCTCCCATGGCCTTCGGCGCGGGGTGGTGACCAACCTCGAGCGCACCACCGAGTCCATCCGCCAGGCCATCTTCCAGGCCGAGCGGGTGGCCGGGGTCAAGGCCGAGCGGGTCTGGGTGGGCGTGGCCGGGGCCCATGTCCGCAGCGTGACCAGCCACGGCCTGGCGGCCATCCGGCGCGGCCAGCAAATTACCGTAACCGATGTCGAACGGGCCATCGAACAGGCCAAAGCCTACCCCTTCGAGGGCGACTACGAACTCATCCACGCACTGCCCCTGGAGTTCCGCGTGGACGGACAGGAGGGCATCCGCGACCCCATCGGCATGGCCGGGGTGCGCCTGGAGGTCGACGTACATCTCGTCGCGGGTAGCAAGGGCCCCCTCACCAACCTGCGCAAAGCGGTCGAAGATGCCGGCCTCGAGCTGCAGGGCATGGTTCTGCAGGCCTACGCCTCCGGGCTGGCCGTACTCTCGCCCGAGGAGCTCTCCATGACCGTGATGCTGGTGGACATCGGCGGGGGAACCACCGATGTGGCGGTGTTCCGCCAGGGGCGGTTGGCCCACTCGGCGGTCATTCCCCTGGGCGGTGACCACGTCTCGCAAGACATCGCCAAGCTGCTGCAAATTCCGGTAGAGGAAGCCGAGCGGGTGGCCAAAAAGTATGGCGCCGCCCTGCCCGAGCTGGCCGACCCCGAGCTGGTCTTGGAAGTGAGCCAGGAGGGGGCCGCACAAATCTCCTACCAGGCCCCCGACTTAGCCCGCATCATCCGCCCGCGCCTGCGCGAGATCCTGCACCTGGCCCGCCAGAGCGTGGACGAAGCCCTGGGGCCGCTGGAAATTACCGTGGGCAAGGTCATCGTGACCGGCGGTGCTAGCATGGTGCGCGGCCTGGAAGAACTGGCCCGCAAGCAGTTTAACCTGCCCGTGCGGCTGGGCAAGCCCCTGGGCGTGCAGGGGCTCACCGATGTGGTGGCCTCCCCGACCCATGCCACAGCGGTGGGGCTGGTTCGCCATGCCGCCAACCTGGCCGCCCAGGCGCCCCTACCCCGCGGGCACCGTCCGGGCCGTAGCAAAACCAGCCCGGCCAGCAAACCCGTTCTCAACACCGAAGGAGCAGCCAATGCTGCAAGCGGGCTGTGGGAGCGCATCAAAGGTATGTTCAAGAACTTTTTTTAG
- the ftsZ gene encoding cell division protein FtsZ: MGDVQIKVIGLGGAGNNAVNRMIESGLTGVEFIAANTDAQVLATSLADVRIQLGDKLTRGLGAGANPEIGEKAAQEAEELVGEYLEGADMVFITAGMGGGTGTGSAPVVAQIAKSLGALTVGVVTRPFSWEGPRRLRAAEDGIKRLREQVDAMVVISNDRLLGALDKKVSAKDAFMIADRVLYHGVKGITDVINLPGQINLDFADVRTLLTGAGQVLMGIGAGRGENKVQEAAQSAIQSPLLDRSVDGARKLLVNVVGDEDISLMEASSVVEHIREATGMEDVDVLYGLTYDNRAQDEMRVILIAAGFNESAVVAKPGGRPLMDFPTSNVDVGNFDIPAFIRYGDGDYPPKRGN; encoded by the coding sequence ATGGGTGACGTACAAATCAAGGTAATTGGTCTCGGTGGTGCAGGCAACAACGCAGTCAATCGCATGATTGAATCGGGGCTTACCGGTGTGGAGTTTATTGCCGCCAACACCGATGCCCAGGTTCTGGCGACCAGCCTGGCCGATGTACGCATCCAGCTGGGCGACAAACTGACCCGCGGGCTGGGGGCTGGCGCCAACCCCGAGATCGGCGAGAAAGCAGCTCAGGAAGCCGAAGAGCTGGTAGGCGAATACCTCGAGGGCGCCGACATGGTCTTCATTACCGCCGGGATGGGCGGCGGTACTGGCACCGGAAGTGCCCCAGTGGTGGCGCAAATTGCCAAGAGCCTGGGGGCCCTCACGGTAGGGGTCGTCACCCGCCCCTTTTCGTGGGAGGGCCCCCGTCGCCTGCGGGCCGCCGAGGATGGCATCAAGCGCCTGCGCGAACAAGTAGACGCCATGGTGGTCATCTCCAACGACCGGCTGCTGGGTGCGCTGGACAAAAAGGTCTCGGCCAAGGATGCCTTTATGATTGCCGACCGGGTGCTCTACCACGGGGTAAAGGGCATCACCGATGTCATCAACCTGCCCGGCCAGATCAACCTCGACTTCGCTGATGTACGCACCCTGCTCACCGGCGCCGGCCAGGTCTTGATGGGCATAGGGGCGGGCCGGGGCGAAAACAAAGTGCAGGAGGCCGCCCAGTCGGCCATCCAGAGCCCCTTGCTGGACCGCTCGGTAGATGGGGCCCGTAAGCTCCTGGTCAATGTGGTGGGCGACGAGGACATCTCGCTGATGGAAGCCAGCAGCGTGGTGGAGCATATCCGCGAAGCCACCGGCATGGAAGACGTGGACGTGCTCTATGGCCTCACCTACGACAACCGGGCCCAGGACGAGATGCGCGTCATCTTGATCGCCGCAGGCTTCAACGAGAGCGCTGTGGTGGCCAAGCCTGGGGGTCGGCCCCTTATGGACTTCCCTACCAGCAACGTGGATGTCGGCAACTTCGACATCCCCGCCTTTATCCGCTACGGTGACGGCGACTACCCCCCCAAAAGGGGCAACTGA
- the ruvC gene encoding crossover junction endodeoxyribonuclease RuvC has protein sequence MVVLGIDPGITNLGLGVVEQVGKRARMLHAEVVKTSHGETAPARVGRLYRAVYQAAVAFRPQAIAVEEQYFYRQNELAYKVGWAMGAVFLVADQLAIPVYGYGPPKVKQALVGNGQADKHQVAYMVRAILGLKTLPKPTHLADALAIALTHCFYHPLGSNKPLS, from the coding sequence ATGGTTGTCTTAGGCATTGACCCCGGCATCACCAACCTGGGCCTGGGGGTGGTGGAGCAGGTCGGTAAGCGGGCACGGATGCTCCATGCTGAGGTGGTCAAGACGAGCCACGGTGAAACAGCACCGGCTAGGGTAGGCCGACTCTACCGGGCTGTTTACCAGGCTGCCGTCGCCTTCCGGCCCCAGGCCATCGCGGTAGAGGAGCAATATTTCTACCGGCAAAACGAACTGGCCTACAAGGTGGGCTGGGCCATGGGGGCGGTGTTTCTGGTAGCCGATCAACTCGCCATTCCGGTCTATGGCTATGGGCCGCCCAAAGTCAAACAGGCCCTGGTGGGTAATGGCCAGGCCGACAAGCACCAGGTGGCCTATATGGTACGGGCAATTTTGGGCCTAAAGACCCTCCCCAAGCCCACCCACTTAGCCGATGCGCTGGCCATCGCCCTGACCCATTGTTTTTACCATCCGCTTGGGTCAAATAAACCGCTAAGCTGA
- a CDS encoding TetR family transcriptional regulator produces the protein MRRLVWVVLIATVGGLGFSQGVRSLGMAGLVLPGPGAAYLNPAYAAFPGGLYGADQGFQLPIGLLGLVLRPESNPLPALGGLSNLTDENSPFDLLSFYDQVTHLGEFLINPASSRAFINPNTGYPEIQIKVSASGIQITDYQGNPIQLDLGLGTPTGVASNKGLTPAPLFRIPVSLENNLFLDFGLFAGGFGLGLSPNDSLRQALQSGQLQPSTEYALNLTGTAQAGISVGFGYATRLPDVPIPDFGPAKLYVGTRGEAFYGLAYLEGSFSAGVQTDAQGQFDPNQPPVYRGNVFYTIPGNGNGFGARADIGVVMEAQGTTVGLGIRNALGFTRWSGTELHWDGTSSNPISAQGERSSFGFVPAFFLNAATRVPLEVGALMVGGDLGYESGLYGRVGGEFSLGPARFRAGLGFDNGFRFGLGAGFVGPGFTLDAALTTHRAPIVGNTVFGIALSLGLGF, from the coding sequence ATGAGACGTCTTGTTTGGGTTGTGCTTATCGCAACAGTGGGAGGGCTGGGATTCTCCCAAGGTGTTCGCAGCCTGGGTATGGCAGGTCTGGTGCTGCCCGGCCCCGGCGCAGCTTACCTGAACCCGGCTTATGCGGCCTTTCCGGGGGGGCTATATGGTGCTGACCAGGGTTTTCAACTACCCATTGGGTTGTTGGGCCTGGTTTTACGGCCTGAAAGCAACCCCCTGCCCGCTCTGGGGGGTCTGTCAAACCTTACCGACGAGAATAGCCCCTTCGACCTGCTCTCCTTCTACGATCAGGTCACGCACCTGGGCGAGTTCCTGATCAACCCGGCCTCCTCGAGGGCCTTCATCAACCCCAATACGGGCTACCCCGAAATTCAAATAAAGGTCAGTGCAAGCGGTATCCAAATCACCGACTACCAGGGCAACCCCATCCAGCTCGACCTCGGCCTGGGTACCCCAACCGGTGTGGCCAGCAACAAAGGTCTTACACCGGCCCCACTCTTTCGCATACCGGTGAGCCTGGAAAACAATCTCTTCCTGGATTTTGGCCTTTTCGCGGGGGGCTTTGGCCTGGGCCTTTCGCCCAACGATAGCCTTCGCCAGGCTTTGCAGAGCGGCCAGCTCCAGCCCAGCACCGAGTATGCCCTCAACCTGACCGGAACGGCACAAGCGGGCATCAGTGTGGGATTTGGCTATGCCACCCGGCTACCCGATGTACCCATCCCCGACTTCGGCCCGGCCAAGTTGTATGTCGGCACCCGGGGAGAGGCTTTCTACGGGCTGGCCTACCTCGAGGGCAGCTTCAGTGCGGGCGTCCAGACCGATGCCCAGGGCCAGTTCGACCCCAACCAGCCGCCGGTCTACCGGGGTAACGTGTTTTACACCATTCCCGGTAATGGTAACGGTTTTGGGGCCCGGGCCGACATCGGCGTGGTCATGGAAGCCCAGGGCACCACGGTGGGGCTGGGCATCCGCAACGCGCTGGGCTTCACCCGCTGGAGCGGTACCGAGCTGCACTGGGATGGCACCTCCAGCAACCCCATCTCGGCCCAGGGCGAGCGCAGCAGCTTTGGCTTTGTGCCTGCATTCTTCCTGAATGCCGCTACCCGGGTACCCCTCGAGGTCGGCGCTTTGATGGTAGGAGGCGATCTGGGCTACGAGTCTGGCCTCTATGGCCGGGTGGGCGGCGAGTTCAGCCTGGGGCCCGCCCGCTTCCGGGCCGGGCTGGGCTTCGACAACGGCTTCCGCTTTGGGTTGGGAGCGGGGTTTGTAGGACCAGGGTTCACACTAGATGCGGCCCTGACCACCCACCGCGCCCCCATTGTGGGCAACACTGTGTTTGGTATCGCCCTCAGCCTGGGCTTGGGGTTTTGA
- a CDS encoding YbaN family protein, with the protein MKPSINPLRPLWLSLGFFFAGLGFVGTVVPGMPSTVFFILAAYFFSRSSQRFLNWILGLPKVGPIVRDYRNGLGMSRRAKIFALCMLSFFALTSAIFFIPVVWVKVLVLGVGLVGFWFIHSRIPTKEIVLAQRQVSEAR; encoded by the coding sequence ATGAAGCCGTCCATCAATCCGCTTCGTCCGCTTTGGTTATCGTTGGGCTTTTTCTTTGCAGGACTGGGCTTTGTCGGCACAGTGGTACCGGGGATGCCCTCCACGGTGTTTTTTATCCTGGCGGCTTACTTTTTTTCACGGAGCAGCCAGCGGTTTCTTAACTGGATCCTCGGCCTGCCCAAAGTGGGGCCCATCGTGCGGGATTACCGCAACGGGCTGGGTATGTCCCGCAGGGCTAAGATTTTCGCGCTGTGCATGCTGAGTTTTTTTGCCCTAACCAGCGCCATCTTTTTTATCCCAGTTGTTTGGGTCAAGGTGCTGGTATTGGGGGTGGGGCTGGTGGGCTTCTGGTTCATCCACAGCCGGATTCCTACCAAGGAAATTGTGCTAGCCCAACGCCAGGTGAGCGAAGCTCGGTAA
- a CDS encoding iron ABC transporter substrate-binding protein has protein sequence MNRYPALLIALLALLGLGQAQQQSLTVYTGRGQGLVEPLVKQFEAETGIKVNVRYGRDAEILAALQEEGTRSPADIFWANTAGALGVASERGLFIRLGESITRIPTNFVPASRQWVPLTIRLRVLAYNPSRVKPEDLPKSIMDLPKLTQYKGRIGWTPTYSSFQDMIAAMVAQFGEARTRQWLSDMKALEPKAYASNPAMMEAIRSGEIDLGSTNHYYIQRFMRSGQPIGTYYFADGDVGGLALVTGAGILKTHKNLSAANRFLLWLLSPKGQQFFASEIIEYPVARGIVLTSNLLPINQAVAKSPKVDFEKLPLDTALKLLREAGLL, from the coding sequence GTGAACAGATACCCCGCCCTGTTGATTGCACTTCTAGCCCTGTTGGGTTTGGGTCAGGCCCAGCAACAAAGCCTTACCGTCTATACGGGCCGCGGGCAAGGGCTGGTAGAACCGCTCGTAAAACAGTTCGAGGCCGAGACCGGCATCAAAGTCAATGTGCGTTATGGGCGTGATGCGGAGATTCTGGCAGCCCTCCAGGAAGAGGGAACCCGCAGCCCAGCCGATATTTTCTGGGCCAATACTGCTGGGGCGCTGGGGGTAGCCTCCGAGCGAGGGCTCTTCATTCGTTTGGGAGAATCGATCACCCGGATTCCCACCAACTTTGTCCCCGCGAGCCGCCAGTGGGTGCCCCTGACTATCCGTCTGCGGGTTCTGGCCTATAACCCCAGCCGAGTCAAGCCCGAAGACCTGCCCAAGAGCATCATGGACTTGCCCAAGCTGACGCAGTACAAAGGCCGCATTGGCTGGACACCCACCTACAGCAGCTTTCAGGACATGATTGCCGCCATGGTAGCGCAGTTTGGCGAGGCGCGTACCCGCCAGTGGTTGAGCGACATGAAAGCCCTCGAGCCCAAAGCCTACGCCTCCAACCCCGCCATGATGGAGGCCATTCGCTCGGGCGAAATTGACCTGGGCTCAACCAACCACTACTACATTCAGCGCTTTATGCGGTCAGGGCAACCCATAGGAACTTACTACTTTGCCGATGGAGACGTGGGTGGGCTGGCCTTGGTGACGGGTGCCGGTATTCTCAAAACCCACAAGAACCTTTCGGCGGCCAATCGTTTCTTGCTGTGGCTGCTTTCTCCCAAGGGCCAGCAGTTCTTCGCCAGCGAAATCATCGAATACCCGGTTGCCAGGGGCATTGTACTTACTTCTAACTTGCTCCCCATCAATCAAGCAGTTGCCAAAAGCCCCAAAGTAGACTTTGAGAAGCTGCCCCTCGATACCGCACTCAAACTTCTGCGCGAGGCCGGATTGCTGTAG